In Dolichospermum flos-aquae CCAP 1403/13F, the following proteins share a genomic window:
- a CDS encoding MAPEG family protein: MSLSLLPVPAIFLSSIVVAAILIYLPYLLVAFARVQVGYDLSAPRAMFDKLPPYAQRATWAHENSFEAFMVFAAAALMAYVTGVNSPQGVNAAIAFLIARLLYSIFYIANIPLLRSLMFGIASFSSGTLFFLSLMQVK, from the coding sequence ATGTCTTTATCTCTATTACCAGTACCTGCTATTTTTTTATCCTCTATTGTCGTTGCGGCTATTCTCATTTATCTACCCTATTTATTAGTAGCTTTTGCTAGAGTGCAAGTAGGATATGATTTGTCTGCACCTCGCGCCATGTTTGACAAGTTGCCTCCCTATGCCCAACGGGCAACATGGGCCCATGAAAACTCCTTTGAAGCGTTTATGGTTTTTGCCGCAGCCGCACTAATGGCTTATGTCACTGGAGTGAATTCTCCCCAGGGAGTGAATGCAGCGATCGCTTTTCTGATTGCCCGTTTGCTATACTCTATTTTCTATATTGCAAATATACCTTTGTTAAGATCGCTCATGTTTGGTATTGCTTCTTTTAGTTCGGGAACTCTGTTTTTCCTCAGTCTCATGCAAGTTAAATAA
- a CDS encoding YajQ family cyclic di-GMP-binding protein, which yields MAASFSFDIVSDFDRQELVNTIDQVIRDVKSRYDLKDTKTTIELSEEKITVGTDSDFTLESVHTILREKAAKRNLSQKIFEFGKVESASGSRVRQEITLKKGISQEIAKQISKIIRDEIKKVQASIQGDAVRVIAKSKDDLQLVIQRLKQEDFPVALQFTNYR from the coding sequence ATGGCTGCTTCTTTTTCCTTTGATATCGTCAGCGACTTTGATAGACAAGAATTAGTCAATACTATTGATCAAGTCATCAGAGACGTTAAAAGCCGTTACGATCTTAAAGATACTAAAACCACAATCGAATTAAGCGAAGAAAAAATTACCGTTGGTACTGACAGCGACTTTACCTTAGAATCAGTCCATACCATCCTGCGGGAAAAAGCCGCCAAGCGGAATCTTTCTCAAAAAATCTTTGAATTTGGCAAAGTTGAATCTGCCAGCGGTAGCCGTGTTCGTCAAGAAATTACCCTGAAAAAAGGCATTAGCCAAGAAATTGCTAAACAAATTTCTAAGATAATTCGGGACGAAATTAAAAAGGTGCAAGCCTCAATTCAAGGTGACGCTGTGCGAGTGATAGCTAAATCAAAAGATGACTTACAACTCGTGATTCAACGGCTTAAACAAGAAGATTTCCCCGTCGCTTTGCAATTTACAAATTATCGCTAG
- a CDS encoding tetratricopeptide repeat protein: protein MNKHSFLNSGIQNNQVCLSDQNNPCHQCAPLQDGNESMLEERYLRSCALKLAQQGDYTKAIALLSHLIDHHPENAVDYNNRGLIYFQSGDSQKAISDYNKALDLNSKLASAYNNRANYYAACGELTAALADYEQALDLNPHHVRAWINRSITLRDLGDYAEAIENLEIAMLFGQLKGNIWAEQGRTYHLWGDWNCAIANYRRALAELPSLNHQDVSGYRLRLQIENWLNELLFFED, encoded by the coding sequence ATGAATAAGCACTCTTTTTTAAATTCTGGTATTCAAAACAATCAAGTATGTCTTTCTGATCAAAACAATCCTTGTCATCAATGTGCGCCGTTACAGGATGGTAATGAATCAATGTTGGAAGAACGTTATTTACGCTCTTGTGCTTTGAAGTTAGCACAACAAGGGGATTATACTAAAGCGATCGCACTGTTAAGTCACCTGATTGACCATCATCCCGAAAATGCGGTCGATTACAATAACCGAGGGCTGATTTATTTTCAAAGTGGTGATAGCCAAAAAGCTATCTCTGATTATAACAAAGCCTTAGATTTAAATTCTAAATTAGCTAGTGCCTACAATAATCGGGCTAATTATTACGCTGCTTGTGGTGAATTAACAGCCGCATTGGCTGATTATGAACAAGCATTAGATCTAAATCCCCATCATGTTCGGGCTTGGATTAATCGCAGTATTACTTTACGCGACTTGGGAGACTATGCAGAAGCTATTGAAAACTTAGAAATTGCCATGCTGTTTGGTCAACTCAAAGGCAACATTTGGGCGGAACAGGGACGGACTTATCATCTCTGGGGTGATTGGAATTGTGCAATCGCGAATTATCGTCGCGCATTGGCAGAACTACCATCTTTAAATCATCAAGATGTTTCCGGTTATCGCTTACGGTTACAAATCGAAAATTGGTTAAACGAGTTGCTCTTTTTTGAAGACTAA
- the psaM gene encoding photosystem I reaction center subunit XII has product MPISDTQVYIALAVALIPGILAWRLATELYK; this is encoded by the coding sequence ATGCCTATCTCAGATACCCAAGTTTACATTGCGTTAGCTGTAGCACTAATTCCAGGAATTCTAGCTTGGCGTTTAGCTACAGAACTATACAAATAA
- a CDS encoding FGGY-family carbohydrate kinase gives MTLSLGIDFGTSGARGVVIDEEGRILSEMRHCWQVGTVDWLKCWQQALWSLLGQIPGVLRGEIGAIAINGTSSTILLTDGAGKPVDAPLLYNDARGAVVLERLSRIAPANHTVLSATSSLAKLLWMQELPDFAKARYLLHQADWLGFLLHGKLGISDYHNALKLGYDVEKLQYPAWLEQLEIPLQLPQVLAPGTAIGELLPQIAADFGFKGDCLVVAGTTDSIAAFLASGAKFPGEAVTSLGSTLVLKLLSRHRIEDARYGIYSHRLGDLWLTGGASNTGGAILKHFFSDVELVRLSAEIDPTQASVLDYHPLLKPGDRFPINDPQLLPRLEPRPDQPQEFLHGLLESMARIETRGYELLQNLGADPLTHIYTAGGGAANSTWTAIRQRYLKVPIVSSKNTEAAYGTALLAMGNKLIEKRTTEDTEDAEE, from the coding sequence ATGACTTTATCGCTTGGTATTGACTTTGGTACTTCTGGCGCACGGGGTGTGGTAATTGATGAAGAAGGTCGGATTCTGTCCGAAATGCGCCATTGTTGGCAGGTTGGGACTGTTGATTGGCTGAAATGTTGGCAACAGGCTTTATGGAGTCTATTAGGGCAAATTCCGGGGGTGTTAAGGGGGGAAATCGGAGCGATCGCTATTAATGGGACTTCTTCCACTATTTTACTGACTGATGGGGCTGGAAAGCCTGTGGACGCGCCACTATTGTACAATGATGCTCGGGGTGCAGTGGTTTTAGAACGATTGAGCAGGATTGCGCCAGCAAATCACACTGTATTAAGTGCTACATCTAGTCTAGCGAAACTCCTCTGGATGCAAGAATTACCTGATTTTGCAAAAGCCAGATATTTATTGCATCAAGCCGATTGGCTGGGATTTCTCTTGCATGGAAAGTTAGGTATTAGCGATTACCACAACGCCTTAAAATTGGGTTATGACGTGGAAAAATTGCAATATCCAGCATGGTTGGAACAGCTAGAAATTCCCCTCCAGTTACCGCAAGTCTTAGCGCCGGGTACAGCCATTGGTGAATTACTTCCCCAGATTGCGGCCGATTTTGGCTTTAAAGGCGATTGTTTAGTGGTTGCTGGCACAACAGATAGTATTGCGGCTTTTCTAGCCAGTGGAGCTAAATTTCCGGGGGAGGCGGTAACTTCTCTCGGTTCAACTTTGGTACTAAAACTTTTAAGTCGGCATAGAATTGAAGATGCGCGATATGGAATTTATAGCCATCGTTTAGGAGATTTGTGGTTGACTGGAGGTGCATCCAATACGGGTGGTGCTATTTTGAAGCATTTTTTCAGCGATGTTGAGTTGGTGAGGTTAAGTGCGGAAATTGATCCAACTCAAGCCAGTGTGTTAGATTATCATCCATTATTGAAACCAGGCGATCGCTTTCCCATTAATGATCCCCAATTATTACCCAGACTAGAACCACGTCCAGATCAACCTCAAGAATTTCTACATGGTTTATTAGAAAGTATGGCTAGAATAGAAACTAGAGGATATGAACTATTACAAAATCTAGGTGCAGATCCTTTAACTCATATTTATACAGCAGGTGGTGGTGCTGCTAATTCTACTTGGACGGCTATTCGTCAACGTTATTTAAAAGTACCTATTGTTTCATCAAAGAATACAGAGGCAGCTTATGGAACGGCACTTTTGGCAATGGGGAATAAATTAATAGAAAAACGAACCACAGAGGACACAGAGGACGCGGAGGAATGA
- a CDS encoding WD40 repeat domain-containing protein: protein MTKFIDWFNQLSEEGKKYYLGCLPETLLDGKDYTKLYKLLSDYEFITTKINHPLFGIQALIEDYDLLDNSKVRYNSEYAETVKALKLIQGTLSRSAHIIFQDSKQLKGQLSARLTHFDLPEIKNLLAQIATDKNIGLYSLMGSLIPPGGGGLIRTLEGHSYSVEAIAVTPDGKTVISGSDDKTIKIWDLRTGTEKFTLTGHSDWVNAIAVTPDGKTVISGSVDKTIKIWDLVTGTEKFTVKGHSDFVNAIAVTPDGKTVISGSVDKTIKIWDLVTGTEKFTLKGHSYSVKVIVFTPDGKTVISASTDNTIKIWDVETGTEKFTLKGHSSWVSAIALAPDGKTLISASRDNTIEIWDLATRKEIATSTGESPINCCTVAPDGVTIVAGEESGRLNLLLENLSSTPPQPSPQLRWIYCGF from the coding sequence ATGACTAAATTTATTGATTGGTTTAATCAATTATCTGAAGAAGGTAAAAAATATTACTTGGGTTGCTTGCCTGAAACATTATTAGATGGTAAAGACTATACAAAACTGTATAAATTATTATCTGACTATGAATTTATCACTACAAAAATCAATCATCCTTTATTTGGAATACAAGCACTAATTGAAGATTATGATTTATTAGATAATTCCAAAGTTAGGTATAATTCAGAATATGCGGAAACTGTCAAAGCATTAAAATTAATTCAAGGCACTTTATCCAGATCAGCACACATAATATTTCAAGACTCAAAACAACTCAAGGGACAGCTATCAGCACGACTAACACATTTTGATTTACCAGAAATTAAAAATTTATTAGCACAAATAGCCACAGATAAAAATATAGGTTTATATAGTTTAATGGGTAGTCTCATACCTCCTGGTGGTGGTGGATTAATTCGCACCCTTGAAGGTCATAGTTACTCGGTAGAAGCGATCGCAGTCACACCCGATGGAAAAACTGTGATTTCTGGTTCTGATGACAAGACTATCAAAATCTGGGATTTGAGAACAGGAACAGAAAAGTTTACCCTGACTGGTCATAGTGACTGGGTAAATGCGATCGCAGTAACTCCCGATGGAAAAACTGTGATTTCCGGTTCAGTAGACAAGACTATCAAAATCTGGGATTTGGTCACAGGAACAGAAAAGTTTACTGTTAAAGGTCATAGTGACTTTGTAAATGCGATCGCAGTAACTCCCGATGGAAAAACTGTGATTTCCGGTTCAGTAGACAAGACTATCAAAATCTGGGATTTGGTCACAGGAACAGAAAAGTTTACTCTTAAAGGTCATAGTTACTCGGTAAAAGTGATCGTATTCACACCCGATGGAAAAACCGTGATTTCTGCTTCAACAGACAACACTATCAAAATCTGGGATGTGGAAACAGGAACAGAAAAGTTCACTCTTAAAGGTCATAGTTCCTGGGTAAGTGCGATCGCACTCGCACCCGATGGAAAAACTCTGATTTCTGCTTCAAGAGACAACACAATCGAAATCTGGGATTTAGCAACCAGAAAGGAAATAGCAACTTCCACCGGAGAAAGTCCCATAAATTGCTGTACAGTTGCTCCCGATGGGGTGACAATTGTTGCAGGAGAAGAATCAGGAAGGTTAAATTTATTGTTAGAGAATTTATCTAGCACCCCTCCCCAACCCTCCCCGCAGTTGCGATGGATATATTGCGGGTTTTAA
- a CDS encoding EndoU domain-containing protein produces MMLNLLSKTINVQSCKDLHEFRYLILAAELFFITTLFSPSLVSAEEFLPFFDNTKNPVKVKFGGVQDLTPPPPVLNKFDKAVNQLCGEVGTVVKPASFKTMFNSFPDVFSNIKNNLGGYIFPKRTSNQEFLEDLTNLWFNAKGFDHVFCGEPEKNKIGGLHFAGRYLDLQNKRIAGILPKSVSTSEVKPGAVYSFGVRMKVGGSTVNDPLKGYGYTLNAEEILTIAAKAYKNNPNSETTSKACLLTVTDDNKTFVNVFVAKKGGVRTFYPDATPDYQKNPECQV; encoded by the coding sequence ATGATGTTAAACCTCTTGTCTAAAACCATCAATGTTCAAAGTTGTAAAGATTTGCATGAATTTCGGTACTTAATTTTAGCAGCGGAACTATTTTTCATCACCACTCTATTTAGTCCCAGTTTAGTGAGTGCAGAGGAATTTTTACCTTTCTTTGACAATACAAAGAATCCTGTCAAGGTTAAATTTGGTGGTGTACAAGATTTAACTCCTCCCCCTCCTGTGTTGAATAAGTTTGATAAAGCAGTTAATCAACTGTGTGGAGAAGTGGGAACAGTAGTTAAACCCGCTAGTTTTAAAACCATGTTTAACAGTTTTCCCGATGTTTTCAGCAATATTAAAAATAATCTTGGGGGTTATATTTTTCCCAAAAGAACTTCTAATCAAGAATTTCTGGAAGATCTAACTAATCTTTGGTTTAATGCTAAAGGATTTGATCATGTTTTTTGTGGTGAACCAGAAAAAAATAAAATTGGTGGTTTACATTTTGCTGGACGTTATTTGGATTTACAAAATAAACGTATTGCTGGAATTTTACCCAAGTCTGTGAGTACATCTGAAGTTAAACCAGGTGCTGTTTATTCCTTTGGTGTGAGAATGAAAGTTGGTGGAAGCACTGTGAATGATCCACTAAAAGGATATGGTTACACCCTCAATGCAGAAGAGATTTTAACAATTGCAGCGAAAGCATACAAAAATAACCCCAATTCAGAAACTACATCTAAAGCTTGTTTGCTGACTGTAACTGATGACAACAAAACATTTGTTAATGTTTTTGTTGCTAAAAAAGGTGGTGTTCGTACCTTTTATCCTGATGCTACTCCTGATTATCAAAAAAATCCAGAATGTCAGGTTTAG
- a CDS encoding J domain-containing protein: protein MARKTKTASSTTVTPLALSDLHLQLAGLEKEHQSLLKQIKKKRTELNNFVEKMRSLATEVFHRVSPNMKTMAELDAEIHALFAEILNTRKMGKQTQKNIQSLYRSLQMGGIISYKPIEEEEDDDDDEELDELFEDNDAQENHQRRRQFWEAEQDSESPTVARTDESRKIRQTFLRLAEIFHPDKVKDNETQMTHTEIMKEINKAYQDGDLARLLEIERKYEVGETIDNNSEDDLSRRCKNIEQHNQILKNQYEKLKQELRLAKNTPEGSMVADYKKAAKQGIDCIELMLETIQSQTKIVAEIRDFVQDFKDKKITIKEFFAGPESLRSVQEDMMEELLEKMMEDFGGMMDFN, encoded by the coding sequence ATGGCACGCAAAACAAAAACAGCATCCTCAACTACAGTAACTCCCCTAGCTCTTTCTGACTTACATCTCCAGTTAGCGGGTTTAGAGAAAGAACACCAATCTCTATTAAAGCAAATTAAGAAAAAGCGGACAGAATTAAATAACTTCGTCGAAAAAATGCGCTCTTTAGCGACAGAGGTATTTCATCGAGTTAGTCCGAATATGAAAACAATGGCCGAATTAGATGCAGAAATTCATGCTTTGTTTGCCGAAATTTTAAATACAAGAAAAATGGGAAAGCAAACCCAGAAAAATATCCAATCATTGTACAGAAGTTTACAAATGGGAGGAATTATTAGTTATAAACCTATTGAAGAAGAAGAAGATGATGATGATGATGAAGAATTAGATGAACTATTTGAAGATAATGATGCTCAAGAAAATCATCAACGTCGTCGTCAATTTTGGGAAGCAGAACAAGATTCAGAATCTCCCACAGTAGCGAGAACAGATGAATCTAGAAAAATCCGACAGACATTTTTGCGGTTAGCGGAAATCTTTCACCCTGATAAGGTTAAAGATAATGAAACCCAAATGACTCACACGGAAATAATGAAGGAAATTAATAAAGCTTACCAAGATGGAGATTTAGCGCGACTTTTGGAAATTGAACGTAAATATGAAGTCGGAGAAACAATTGATAATAATAGCGAAGATGATTTAAGTCGCAGATGTAAAAATATAGAACAACACAATCAAATTCTCAAAAATCAATATGAGAAGTTGAAACAGGAACTCCGGTTAGCAAAAAATACCCCGGAAGGATCAATGGTTGCGGATTACAAAAAAGCAGCTAAACAAGGGATTGATTGTATTGAATTAATGCTGGAAACTATTCAATCTCAAACTAAGATAGTTGCGGAAATTCGTGATTTTGTTCAAGACTTTAAAGATAAAAAGATCACTATTAAAGAATTTTTCGCAGGTCCAGAAAGTCTCCGTTCTGTACAGGAAGATATGATGGAAGAACTACTGGAAAAAATGATGGAAGACTTTGGGGGGATGATGGATTTTAATTAG
- a CDS encoding ChbG/HpnK family deacetylase, with product MVSGDAAQEAIALAKNHPHLAVGLHLVLVCGKSVLPPAQIPNLVDSQGNFSNNPTQAGLSYQFNQATRAELRLEISAQLEKFRDSGLNLAHVDGHLHLHVHPVILNILTEFAAEFQIKFIRLPSEELSKNLKIDNRNLFTKIIWSIVFGQLRRYGEVLLKANQIKFADRVYGLLQTGDMSEEYLLGLIPQIEAELVEIYSHPDLVNTEINNGGEVELAALLSQQVREMLTVKGFKLSNYNQLI from the coding sequence ATGGTAAGTGGTGATGCTGCACAAGAGGCGATCGCACTGGCAAAAAATCACCCTCATTTAGCAGTGGGTTTACACCTGGTTTTAGTGTGCGGTAAATCGGTTTTACCACCTGCACAAATTCCCAATTTAGTAGACTCTCAAGGTAATTTTTCTAATAATCCCACCCAAGCAGGATTAAGTTATCAATTTAATCAAGCTACCCGTGCAGAATTGCGGTTAGAAATATCTGCTCAATTAGAAAAATTTCGGGATTCTGGTTTAAATCTTGCTCATGTTGATGGACATTTGCACCTTCATGTACATCCTGTTATTTTGAACATTTTAACAGAATTTGCCGCGGAATTTCAGATTAAATTTATTCGTCTACCTTCAGAAGAATTAAGCAAAAACCTCAAAATTGATAACCGTAATTTATTCACTAAAATAATTTGGTCTATTGTTTTTGGACAATTACGCCGTTATGGAGAAGTTTTATTAAAAGCGAATCAAATTAAATTTGCTGACAGGGTTTATGGATTGTTACAAACTGGTGACATGAGCGAAGAATATTTACTGGGTTTGATACCACAAATTGAAGCGGAATTAGTAGAAATTTATTCTCATCCTGATTTAGTGAATACCGAGATAAATAACGGTGGTGAGGTAGAATTAGCGGCTTTGTTGAGTCAGCAAGTGCGAGAAATGTTGACTGTGAAAGGTTTTAAATTAAGTAATTATAACCAGTTAATTTAA
- a CDS encoding squalene/phytoene synthase family protein, which produces MDLRGDALQILKETSRTFYIPISILPSGLQEAVASAYLCMRAIDQIEDDPNLDNETKKRLLQNISLTLQAGVDGFPLDAFSVGFKGYENSLQEVSLRIREWSILAPESIAPRIWDATAAMADRMAYWSDRNWQIETEADLDRYTFGVAGAVGLLLSDLWNWYDGTQSNRTQAIGFGRGLQAVNILRNNGEDLTRGVNFYPAGWDNDHLQKYARRNLILADAYTNSLPNGPALQFCQIPLALAHGTLDALASGKEKLSRSDVVSLIENLMGVNAKAS; this is translated from the coding sequence ATGGATTTACGTGGAGATGCGTTGCAAATCCTTAAAGAAACTAGTAGAACTTTTTATATCCCAATTAGTATTTTACCATCAGGATTACAAGAAGCAGTGGCATCAGCATACTTGTGTATGCGTGCCATTGACCAAATTGAAGATGATCCAAACTTGGATAACGAGACTAAGAAACGCCTATTGCAGAATATTAGCCTCACATTGCAAGCTGGAGTAGATGGTTTTCCGCTGGATGCTTTCTCTGTAGGATTTAAAGGTTACGAAAATTCTTTACAAGAAGTCAGTTTACGCATTAGAGAATGGTCAATATTAGCACCTGAAAGCATTGCCCCGCGAATTTGGGATGCAACAGCCGCAATGGCTGATAGAATGGCTTATTGGTCAGATAGAAATTGGCAAATAGAAACAGAGGCGGATTTAGACCGTTATACCTTTGGGGTGGCTGGTGCTGTGGGCTTGTTGCTCTCAGATTTATGGAATTGGTATGATGGAACTCAAAGCAACCGCACTCAAGCCATAGGATTTGGTAGGGGTTTGCAAGCAGTAAATATTCTGCGAAACAATGGTGAGGATTTAACTCGTGGAGTCAATTTTTACCCAGCAGGTTGGGATAATGATCATCTCCAAAAATATGCCCGTCGCAATCTCATCCTAGCAGATGCCTATACGAACTCTTTGCCAAATGGACCGGCTTTGCAATTTTGCCAAATTCCTCTGGCTTTAGCTCATGGTACTCTAGATGCTTTGGCTAGTGGTAAGGAAAAACTCAGCCGTAGTGATGTTGTTTCCTTGATTGAAAACCTCATGGGTGTGAATGCTAAAGCTAGTTAG
- a CDS encoding GUN4 domain-containing protein, whose protein sequence is MKPQNILLRQNKQEAVLIDFGLTRSIATKSMTNALTEGYAPIEQYRRKGSFGSHTDVYALAATLYYLLTADGLNKEDEVSPVPAQNRKYDDEPLPAPKHYNSRISQRVNDAILAGMEIEPENRTPTVLKFRENLGLVVQQPINFDIQQPINVETFHGTSLQTSNMDYRKLRDYLAQGKWKEADGETKRVTLAVTKREKEGWLDVESINNFPCEDLRTIDHLWVKYSDGKFGFSVQKRIYQSLKTREDSDIWEKFGDKVGWRKGGRWLYYTDITFDKKAPEGHLPVFEWRRGGVLLSRRDL, encoded by the coding sequence ATTAAACCTCAAAATATTCTGTTACGTCAAAATAAACAAGAAGCGGTTTTAATTGATTTTGGTTTAACTCGCAGTATTGCTACTAAAAGCATGACAAATGCTTTAACGGAAGGTTATGCACCCATTGAACAATATCGTCGGAAAGGGAGTTTTGGTTCTCATACCGATGTTTATGCTTTAGCTGCCACTTTATATTATCTGCTCACGGCGGATGGACTCAACAAAGAGGATGAAGTTAGTCCAGTACCCGCACAAAACCGGAAATATGATGATGAACCTTTACCCGCACCAAAACATTATAATTCTCGCATTAGTCAGAGGGTGAATGATGCTATTTTAGCAGGGATGGAAATAGAACCGGAAAACCGGACTCCGACGGTATTGAAGTTTCGGGAAAATTTGGGTTTGGTAGTTCAACAACCCATTAATTTTGATATTCAACAACCCATTAATGTAGAGACGTTCCATGGAACGTCTCTACAAACATCTAATATGGACTATAGGAAACTGCGCGACTACCTCGCACAAGGGAAATGGAAGGAAGCAGACGGGGAAACAAAACGGGTAACGTTAGCGGTTACGAAACGGGAAAAGGAAGGTTGGTTAGATGTTGAAAGTATTAATAATTTTCCCTGTGAAGACCTTCGCACCATTGACCACTTGTGGGTAAAATACAGTGATGGAAAATTTGGTTTTTCTGTGCAAAAACGCATTTATCAAAGTTTAAAAACGCGAGAAGACTCAGACATCTGGGAGAAGTTCGGGGACAAGGTAGGATGGAGAAAAGGAGGAAGATGGTTGTACTACACAGATATTACTTTTGACAAGAAAGCGCCAGAAGGCCACCTCCCGGTTTTTGAGTGGAGGAGGGGAGGGGTTCTTCTCTCGCGTCGAGACTTGTAA